In one Trichosurus vulpecula isolate mTriVul1 chromosome 8, mTriVul1.pri, whole genome shotgun sequence genomic region, the following are encoded:
- the LOC118829598 gene encoding trafficking protein particle complex subunit 4-like: MESIVTMQYNWKNGVGFSSGGGRGSSPASQVDPTPASTVRHAVLSINGVDVNGKYTVDGKEVLEYLGNPGKYPVSIHFSRPPLTSNEKLMLASMFHLLFAISSQLSSKLGRSGIEMLETDTFKFHVFQTLTSIRFMPIRCDLFDQHLKLALEVADKAGIFGPSSKDQSLKWTQLFY, translated from the exons CAGTATAACTGGAAGAATGGAGTGGGCTTCAGTTCTGGAGGTGGAAGGGGCTCGTCCCCAGCCAGCCAGGTTGACCCGACCCCTGCCTCCACAGTGCGCCATGCCGTTCTCTCCATCAATGGCGTGGATGTGAATGGCAAGTATACTGTGGATGGGAAGGAGGTGCTAGAGTACCTGGGCAACCCAGGCAAATACCCTGTGTCCATCCACTTCAGCCGACCCCCTCTCACATCCAACGAGAAGCTGATGCTGGCCTCCATGTTCCACTTGCTGTTTGCCATCAGCTCCCAGCTGTCTTCCAAGCTGGGGAGATCTGGCATCGAGATGCTCGAGACAGACACCTTCAAATTCCATGTCTTCCAGACACTGACAAGCATCAGGTTT ATGCCCATCAGGTGTGATTTGTTTGACCAGCATCTGAAGCTAGCCCTGGAAGTGGCTGATAAGGCTGGGATTTTTGGGCCCTCCAGCAAAGACCAAAGCTTGAAATGGACTCAGCTATTTTACTAG